ttctggggaaaaaaccgTAGGGCTTGAATGCAAGTATGCTTGTTCTGTTTGTGTGTAGTCCTTTTCCGAGGAAAACTCAGCAATAAGTGAACAAAGAGAGAAAGGGGTTCCgctttttatgcatttttgagGTGAAGTTCGTTTTCTTGGGCCTCTTTATGATTTCCGAGGACGtgttgcttttcttgttgctgaaTTACGGCAAACGACAGCGTAAAAGGGAGATATCCTCTAAATAAGTACTAGTAGAGGAAACCTGTAGTAAATTCTTGGTCTTATAGGCGTACGGGCACAGTGATAGTTGCAGTGCCCAGCCCACAGGCACTGTGCACCTCAGCCAATTTTGATGGAAACTCTCAGGGCAGGAATTCAGTGACGAACGCACCTGCAGCATTACAGCTGTACTCCTGGCTTCAGACAAATACAGAATGAGTATCTAGGTTTTTTACAGCAAGTATGTGCAATTCATATTTGAATTATAAACTTCTCTGGATGGTTTTAAACGGGATAGTACTTAATATGTTGCAGGCATGCACACAAACTGAGGGTGGGTTTTAAACCACAGAATGCTCCCAAATGCACTGAATTTGCTTATAAAGGAGAATATATTACAACTGGAGAGTCTGATCTCTACAGTAACCTGgtttcagctttcatttcctGGGCTAAAATGAGAGAGATAGAGGAGTTCTAACTTGGGTTTCTGCAGTAACTGTTACCGAGGGGTTACTGTCTCTCTGCCTCCCCTGGGGCCTGTGCTTACCCTCTTTGCTTCCTCTTTGTCAGAGCTCTGTCAGCACAGCCTGGTGCTTACAGGCTGAGGTTTATGTTCTACCAGCACTATTGATGTCCCAGGGCACCTGACAAGCACAATGCTGCTTCATTTCAGATGAGCTGCAGGGATTAGCCTCCTGCCCCTCAggaggcaagagaggaggagggataGGACCAGCTATTTCTGTGAATAATACCTGCGTCAGAAGAATTAGTTAAGGATGACAACAAaaactttatttgaaaaaattgTGTATTGAAAATATACAGTAGTACAGTCAGCCTTCTCGACCCTGTCCCTCCCCAAGCATATGTTAACCCACAAGCATATCACAGCAACCAGATTTAACAATACTGGTCTCCTTTGTTACTCCCTCTCAGTATGTCTAAATCCTGTCATCAgcaagaaaacaacaaacaaaagaccCACTTCTTTGTGACTCAGTAGGTATTTAACAAATCCCAGTCCTCCACAGTGAGGCACAGATGCTTCTGTTTGGAagtcctttctctctcttgttCAGCcaaaactctttttttatttttctttaattcatgGCTGCCTGCAACCTCCTTTTTCAAAGGTAAATGGCAATTTTGAACTTTTTCCTTATAAAACTGCAAATTTCcagatgcttttgtttctgcctctgccagcttGCATTTGACTACTTCCTCTATTCTGTGTGTCTTGCCAtctacagggaaagaaaaatcaagtttaGATTTTGGGAAAACCAGAATTACGCTGTAAAATGCATATTTGTGTTGCAAGTGTTTTGACCAAGCCTGGCATACTGACTGCTTTGCCAAAatgtacagagagaaaaataacgTTTATGTTAAGGAGAAAACCCAGTCGTTTTATGTTGCCCTAAGCATGCTGCCATGCTATACTTCAAAAGTTATCCAGCAGTCTAACAAATGAAAAGATTCAAACACATTGTAATGCAGTTACACAAATGGTTGAAATTACACACCTGAGATGCTAtttgtactaaaaaaaaacaaacccaaaagtatgaaaatattccttgtagaaaagaaaacaaataaactaCGTGGTCTCTATGCAGTTACGTACAgaagtgcagagctgctgtcctgGATCTCAAGTTGTCTTGTGGCTTGATGGCCTCCATAACTGCCTGCTCCCACTGCAAAACTGTCTGAAATAACATTTGAAGGGATTAGAACGTTTCTTgtaatatttacagaaatatcACCTGAAACAACTCTTAGCCCTTATTCTTTCCTATTCAGTGCTTTAGTACTCCATAAGGACAATTTCTAGAGAGCAGAACAGACTTAAAACCCCATACCTGTTCTGCCCAGCCCTCTGTTTTGCAGTTACTATGATCAAATTCTTTCAGGGGCACTTTTGAGTGAACGAGGCCAATCTGTATTTGGATCCGCTTGATGACGGCATTAACGTCCtagtgaaaagggaaaaaagcagtcAGAGGGGAAGAACGTTTGATTACACTTGTCCAGTATGTTTAGGCAGATGCTTTTTTACCTTGAGACTTGTCCCAGAAATGTCCAAACAATTCAATTTCTTGAAGGAAAGAAGGTATCCAATTCCCACATCTGTGATTTTAGGGTTACCTGTAAGACCAAGTATAATTAACTAACTTGCAAGATGCAGAGAAAGATGATCAGAATACCAAGAATGTATTCGTTCCAAAAGCTGATATTGGAACAAGGGggtttggcctttttttttttgtagtatgCTTCGTGTTTTGAAAGTGAgtcaaaactgatttttttccccctctaatGATCagaatacaaatatttacaataaCAGCTCacaaactattaaaaatatttatgttagtAGCAAGTGACTGAGACTACAGGTATGACCTGTGCCTTCTGGAAAGTTGTTGGTGACATTTGGGGTTGAGTACTTGGCTCATAGGAATCATCAGTTTAATTGCATTCCTTCAGTATTAAGGAGGCTAAATTCTTTACCAGAAAGGATACAGGTTGGTTCTAATGTTAAACCATGAAGAACTTACAGGACAAGTCTAATACCAAAAGATTCTCAAGTCCCTTTTTCAGTACTCGTACTGGTGCCGTCATTCTGCGAAGGCCTGCATCTGATAAAGAGTTGTCTTTCAGGAGAAGCCGTTTTACGCTGGGAGGAGAGACACAAGCACATAGCTTATAGTCACTATTTTAGACAGTTTTGCAAAATGTCCTAAACCTGTGTCAGAAGGCTAGGGTCTTCCAGTGCCAACCCTTCAGCCTACTTTGTTAACGTTACTAAAAAGCAGTAAGCAAGAAGCCTGGGTTAGTAggactaaaaaatatttttctattgcCTCTGCTAGCTCAACAGAAGCACTTACTTGACCAGCTATTCCCAGAGCTCCAGTCACAAACCAATCCTAGAGCACAAGCATTTGCTAACAGAGACAATAAGGCTCTTTATACACTGAAATTCTTTAAACCAAGGCTGCCAATTTCAATCCACACTAAACTaaaaagaggggtttttttgcatttttgcttgGCAAATGGGAAAGGACAAATTTGGTAAGAGATATGGTAATGATTTTAAGTAAGCAGTAAGGTATTGTAACACAGATGAACAAATCTCAAGGGGAAAACATAACACTAAAATATTCTCCAGAGCGCTTCAAGACAAAACCTTGATGCAAAACGCACCAAAATTAGCAGTCCCCTAATTAGCAGTCAACCTGCCTATGGATTTCcaaatttttctggttttcaatCTTTAGTGTCAAACAGAATTacaaaatttattattttgaaatgtttaactAAATATTCAACCTCCTCCTCGCAGAAATCTGTATCTGGAACACTGGTTTGGTTAAAAATGTGGCCGATAAAGTTccttcttaaaaaagaaaataaaaatgtaaaactgttCCAAATGCTTAAGATGCAGTTTTTACCTGGCCAATGGAAATTATaaaaaagttcatttaaaaacatgagACAGTTAATTATCTTGGACATTTGTAGGACCTTTTATGATTCAGTATGTGCTCCGGATGGATCACGTGCTTTGTGTAcaataaattctgtattttgtttacCTCAAGAACTGGTTTTATGAACAACAAAAACCTTCAAACCTATATACATTGCTACTTGCCTTTAAAGTCACAGTCTGATTCTTTGAACTCCTTAGTAATAGGAAAAGAAGGTGTCATTTTTAGCTATGTGTCAAGAAATCAATACCTAGACAGAGCCTCTTTGGTGAGGTGCTCCAGCAGTTCATGTTCATCTCCCAGTTTACAACAGGAGAGATCTAAACATGTCAGCTCCCGGAAAGACTTAATTTCTTCTAGCTTTTCAGAGATAACCAGGTATCtgcaaagaggggaaaaaaacccaaactatcAGTGTTCAGGCACTTAAGATGATACCTATAATACAGTTGTTTCTTATGTGAACCTATGTGAAAATTGACAGAAATTAGCCAGCTGTCCTAACTACCTTTTCATGTGCGGTCTGCACACAACATACCTGAATTCCCAGGCTTTTCCTTGAACGAATGTCAAGGTTTTGCTTTGATTCAAAATACTGGACAATCAATTAAGACTTCAACCTGCAAGCATCTCAATTAGGGACCTCTTTACAGattattattgtattatttctgaataatgcaaaatatatattCTGATTTACCATAAACCAACTTCACAGACTGTTTTTCCTCAGTATCTAAGAAGTGTGCGGACAAACCCATGTTCATCCAGGTTTAAAATCTACTTCAAATCTATCAGGATAGTTTGTCAAATCgcaaaattttactttttatatacataaataaaatacttcactAGAGATTAAAGTCCTACTGGACACCTGCAGGATTCCAGCTAGAGCTGTGACTACACCCCAGGCAGGTTACTcagtgggttatttttttaGCTGTGTTGGTTCCCTGATCTGATTCACTCCACAGCCATGCAAACATCTGTGCTGGAACTATTCAGTAGGAGGTTTAGAGATTGGAACAAACCACTAAAGAATGGCATGCATGAGTATGCAGTAATCAGCACGTAGCAGTCACTACCTCACCAACCTCCTCTGCATTTACCTCTTACTGTCCCCACGGCAAGACAAGCCCCAAATTCACTAATCTCTTCTGAATTTACCTTTTATTCCCCATGGCAAGACAAACCCTCAGGTCAGCAtctttgctgctgaaatgaGGGGCACTTACTAACGTGATCCCTCAAGGAACATCTCTTTGGCCATGCAGATAAGTGGACCTTAATATCCTCCCACTACAAGTACACCTATCAAACTACCCCACCAAATCCCTTTGCCATGCAATTCAGCTATGTGGAAGGCAGTACATATAGTCAGAGCACAAGCCAATTCTTGAGAGATACCACTAGCAGAGCTGTGAAGAGAAGAGCGGGCTCTTTTAGAAATAAGATTCATCAGAAAATGCCTTAATACCTTACTTCCTGGATTTCAAAGACTCGACACTTAACTCAGCTTTCTGTAATGGCAAAAGATGCCAGAAGTAACTTCATTTCTGATTTAAGCCCATAAAAAGTATCTGTAGTAGAGATAAAAAGGGAGTAGGTTTAAAGGATAAAACAAAGGATAATTGACCTCTGCTCAAACATTCCTACTGTGCTCAGAACACCCTTGGCACTTGAGATGAATACGCCTGTACTTTGATATTAAACTGGATAAACCGTCCCTTTTTCAAGTGTACAGATGGAAGATAGACTGGTTATATTACTGGGAAAGACTTCAGCAGGAGCAAAAACATATTCCAGTTTTAAACTTGATAGGAGTCTCTTTTAGTGAAAGACAGCATGGACAACATTgagaagatggaaaaactgGTGCTAGACTCTAATCAGAACCTTGTTGAAGCATATTCAATATGGGGATGGGAACCGCAATAAACTAAGGTAAAACCTGCCTGACTTCAAAGTATGTAACTTCCCTACGAGTGTGTATCTTCCAAGCCCCCAAAATTAATCAGGGTGGCAAGCTTATAGTAAAGAAATCCAATTTGCAAGGGTGTATTTTATCTGTACTGTCAGCTAAGTATGTTGAAATGCTTATAAACAGCAATTACAAAGTCATCCCATGAAATACATGAGAAGGCATTAAACAGAGACTGCTAAGGAAGTGCCGATTattattgttaaaaaaacagTTGCAGGTTTAATCCTTCACATAAAATCCCCTGTTAGTTGATGTAATCTGTTACCTGTATTATGATTTGTAACTTAGAATGAAACCAACACCTACGCTTGTAGGAAAGGAATGGGACAAAAGGAAGTGAGCAGAACAGTCAGATAAGGCTCCGGTTATTTCATTaagtggtggtggtgtcacAAGCCTgagagattattattttttttaattattattttgagaGAGAATAATTTAAGGGAAGCTTTAAGCATGCTAGCAAAAGCTGTAGCAGATGACAATACTTGTTACTGAACACACTTACCTATTCCGTAAGCATAATGAACATAGCACCAAATTGCCATATGCTTCAGTAAACTTCTGTAGAGCTCTCAGTCCCGTTACCGGTTCTGTGAACTTTTGTCttgcttctgcagctgaaaagagCTTTTCAGCAATCTGCTCTGGGAAACCAATCAACGAGTCAATGTGATCAACGTTGTCAGAAATGTAACCCAGCACTAGGCTGAAGAGAGACTTGGCCGAGTACCGGAGGTTCCCCTCCTTAGTGTACGTGAAGATGAAATGATCAGTCCTCTGTCTCCTCGCCCTATCATCCTCCCTGTTCATACAAAGCTCCACCGAAAATCCTCTGGAAAATAGCCTAAAAGGTCTCGGTTTGGGAGTGACATTCTGTATGCCACCTG
Above is a window of Falco biarmicus isolate bFalBia1 chromosome 11, bFalBia1.pri, whole genome shotgun sequence DNA encoding:
- the LRRC42 gene encoding leucine-rich repeat-containing protein 42 isoform X2; translation: MSYCLHSESHLDTGPIYVRENGKLHMVNQDAGGIQNVTPKPRPFRLFSRGFSVELCMNREDDRARRQRTDHFIFTYTKEGNLRYSAKSLFSLVLGYISDNVDHIDSLIGFPEQIAEKLFSAAEARQKFTEPVTGLRALQKFTEAYGNLVLCSLCLRNSVKRLLLKDNSLSDAGLRRMTAPVRVLKKGLENLLVLDLSCNPKITDVGIGYLLSFKKLNCLDISGTSLKDVNAVIKRIQIQIGLVHSKVPLKEFDHSNCKTEGWAEQTVLQWEQAVMEAIKPQDNLRSRTAALHFYGKTHRIEEVVKCKLAEAETKASGNLQFYKEKVQNCHLPLKKEVAGSHELKKNKKRVLAEQERERTSKQKHLCLTVEDWDLLNTY
- the LRRC42 gene encoding leucine-rich repeat-containing protein 42 isoform X1 → MSYCLHSESHLDTGPIYVRENGKLHMVNQDAGGIQNVTPKPRPFRLFSRGFSVELCMNREDDRARRQRTDHFIFTYTKEGNLRYSAKSLFSLVLGYISDNVDHIDSLIGFPEQIAEKLFSAAEARQKFTEPVTGLRALQKFTEAYGNLVLCSLCLRNRYLVISEKLEEIKSFRELTCLDLSCCKLGDEHELLEHLTKEALSSVKRLLLKDNSLSDAGLRRMTAPVRVLKKGLENLLVLDLSCNPKITDVGIGYLLSFKKLNCLDISGTSLKDVNAVIKRIQIQIGLVHSKVPLKEFDHSNCKTEGWAEQTVLQWEQAVMEAIKPQDNLRSRTAALHFYGKTHRIEEVVKCKLAEAETKASGNLQFYKEKVQNCHLPLKKEVAGSHELKKNKKRVLAEQERERTSKQKHLCLTVEDWDLLNTY